The Microbacterium sp. SORGH_AS_0428 genome contains the following window.
GTACGTCTCGATGTTGACGGTGAGATCGGGGTTCGCGGCCTTGAACGCGTTGGCGATCGGTTCGCGGGAGGAGTCGACCCACACGGTGATGGGGGCACTCGCGTCCTGTTCGGCGGCGTCGAAGCCGTACTCGGACCCGCCTCCGCCATCGGTTCCGCCGGAGCAGGCGGTCAGTGCCGCGACGGCGGCGAATCCCACGGTCAGGGCGAGGGAGCGGGTCAGGAGACGAGAGCGTCGGTGCTGTGAAGCCATTGCGCGTCCTTTTCTGGTCGGCGTCTTTGACGACAGGGCCGTCGGGCGACGGCGGGAGCTAGTACATCATACATCTCACCTAATCGCAATGAACGAGGTGTGACCGTGAGAAACACGCGGTCCGCGCACGCGAGAACGCCCCACCGCATGAGGTGGGGCGTTCTCGCGACGAGTGCCGGGCCTCAGCCGGCGGCGGCCTGCTCGGCGAGCAGCAGCGAACCGTAGAGGCCCGCCTCGCCGTCGAGCTGGGTGCGGGCGATGGCGAGCTCCCGCGACGAGCCCCGCGCGCCTTCGGGACCCACGCGCACGGCGGCGGCTTCCTGCAGAGCCTCGATCAACCCCGGTGTCTTGAGCACGCCGCCACCGAACACGATCAGTTCGATGCCGAGAGTGAAGTACAGCGTCGCGGCGAGCTGGGCGAGGTAGAACGCAGTGATCTCGTTGCTCTTCGCGCGGGCGGCCGCATCCAGCTCCTGGGTGTCGACGCCGTTGCGTGCACGGACGGCAGGACCCGCCGCGACGCCCTCGAGACAGTCGCCGTGGAAGCGGCAGATACCGGCGAAGGTGTCATCGGGGTGCCGTGCGACGGGAAGGTGAGCGATCTCGGGCCACCCCGTGCCCACCAGCACGCGGCCGCCCGCGATGAGCCCGGCACCCACTCCGGTGCCGACGGTGACGTAGGCGACATCGCTCGCGCCCTGTGCGGCACCCCACTGCAGCTCGCCGAGAGCGGCGCCCGTGACGTCAGTCGTGATGCGGGCGGGAGCGCCGGCGGCAGCAGCCCGGATGCGGCCCAGCACGTCGACGCCGTCCCACCCCGCCTTCGGGGTGGAGGTGATGGATCCGTAGGTCGGCGAGGCGGGGTCGAGGTCGAGCGGACCGAAGGCCGCGATCCCGACACCGGCGATCTCGTCATCGAGCGACCGGATGAAGTCGCCGACCGCCGCGAGCGTGACA
Protein-coding sequences here:
- a CDS encoding ROK family protein translates to MSRVLVGIETGGTKIVCAAAPEGDPRRIVSRSSVATGAPDVTLAAVGDFIRSLDDEIAGVGIAAFGPLDLDPASPTYGSITSTPKAGWDGVDVLGRIRAAAAGAPARITTDVTGAALGELQWGAAQGASDVAYVTVGTGVGAGLIAGGRVLVGTGWPEIAHLPVARHPDDTFAGICRFHGDCLEGVAAGPAVRARNGVDTQELDAAARAKSNEITAFYLAQLAATLYFTLGIELIVFGGGVLKTPGLIEALQEAAAVRVGPEGARGSSRELAIARTQLDGEAGLYGSLLLAEQAAAG